The nucleotide sequence CCGTCGGTGACGGGCATTCCGCCGACGCGGTCGGGGTCATAGAGTCCCGATACCGGTTCGCCCGCAACGACGTTGCCGGCGAATGTGCTGAACAGCAGGATCGCGGCGGTACCGATGACGACAATCACCACCAAGGTAGCGGCGAAGGCGCGCGCTGCGGCACCCAGCCGGCTCGGCCGCGGGTGGGCGGGCGTGGTGGAGGGTGTCTCCTGGTCGTTCTTCTTCTTGGCAGTTTTACGGCGAGACATGCGTGCAGGGCTCCGGTTTCAGCAGTGGGCAGCGTGTGACTGCAGGACAAGTTCGAGGGCGCCGACGGCGGTGTCGGAAATGGGCTGTTCGGCTTCGGCGGCGTTCACGCTGTCGACGGACACGCCAGCGGCGTAAGCGGTTTCGTCGACGGTGAGTTTGGTGCGGTGACGGAAGGCATAGAGACGCTGCCCGAGGGTGGGCCCGGGCGCGTGGGCGCACAGCAGCATCAGGTCGTGGTAGGCACGACGGACGTCGCTGAGGACGAGTACAGCTTCGACGCTGGTCGCGCGGTGATGGGCGGCGCGGGCACTGGTCTCACGCAACTTGCGCAAATCCTCTAGTAGTGGCGCGGCCGCGGCGGTGAACCCGGCCCTGGTCGGTGGCGGTAGTTCCCCGATGCGGGTGGTGATGTTGTCCAGCGCAATCTGGGCTGCCTCCACGGTGAGGGTGATCTGGTGTGCGGCCTCGCCGCACGAGTCCGCGCGACGGTGGTCATTGTCGTTGATTAGACCAGTGCGGATGCGATCTATGGTGCCCAACGGCCACTGGAGTCGCACTTCGAGTTTTGTGCGGGTGCTTTGCCGTGGCCAGGACCGTCCCCGTTCGAAGGCAACCAGGACACTCTGGCTGATCGTCTTGTCGTCGTTGAGATCACGTTGGGACAGCCCGAGTCGCTGGCGGCGCTCAGCGACGGCCTGGCCGGCGCGTCGACGCCCAGCGTCGTCGATGGAGCGGGCGAGTGGGCTGGACATCGTGGTCATCGCTGGGCTGCTCCTGGGCGCTTGGGGTGCATTGCATCCGCGCGGGCTGCACCATCGGTTCCGTTGCGTCAAACCATAGCAGTCGCAGCGTTAATGCGGCAACGGTGCTTCACTTTCGGCCGGTTTTGACGCCACCCTCAAGGCAGAACCGGTGCATTCCGAAGCGGTCAGGAGCGGATTCCCTGCCCGTAAACACGCCGTTTACCTGCACTTATCGTGCACGCCGCGTTGTCTGCGCCAACTTCACTCGAAGCCGCTGCACCTTTCTGTTGCATTGCTACGGTTTAGTGGGTTAAAGTCGTAGCACTTCCAGAACAGGAACTCCGAAGGGAACACCATGATCCGCACCACGACCGCCGCCACCCTGCTCGCCGGCGTTGCCGCCACCGTGCTTGCCACTGCCGCGCCGGCAGCCGCCGCGCCGGCAGCCCCGATCCCCACCTTCAACTACGGCACCAAGTCCGGGGAGGTCCTGCTCACCGCAGAACAGATCGGCGAGATCACCGATGCACCTGAGATGAGCGTGGTGGGCCGCAGCGACGACCTGATCGATGCGAAGAGCTCGATCAGCCCCAAGGAGTGCCTGAGCGCGTTCGAACCCGCCCGCGCGGAGTCCTTCTCTGATGCCGATCCCAAGTCGGTCACCATCGAGCAGCTCGCCGACGGCAAGCCGGGCAAGGCCCCCCATGTCGTGATCCAGGCCGTGATCGGGTTCAGCGACAAGAGCGAGCTCGGTGACCACATGCGTGCCACCGCGCGGAGCTGGAAATCGTGTGGCGGACAAACGGTCACCACGACCTCCAAGTCCGGCGATGAGGTCGAGTGGCAGCTCAGCGACCCGTCGACCAAGCAGGACGACACCATCCTGGTCATCTCGCAGCGCTCGGGGAAGGCCAACTGCGAGCGTGCCATTGCCGGCTACGGCGCCACGTTCATCGACGTCATGTCGTGCAGCTTCGAAGGCGGGCGCGCGACCGGTCAGGCCGAGGACATCGCTGCTCAGATCAGCGCCAACCTCGCCGACCAGAAGTGACTTTGACAGTCACATCTTCGTTCCCACTCCGATTACGCAGCAGAGGATTTGACCAATGATGGCCGCTGTCGACGGCACTGCTCGGCCGGGGGTTGGTGATGAGTTCTCCGACGCTGACGAGTTCACCATGCTGTCGCGCTACGCGCAGGCGTTGATCGCTGGATGCCATGAGGTCCTGTCCAGCACACCTGGTGATGCTCGGGCCAAAGCAGATCTTCGAGCACTTCTGGACGAGGGGCCGCCTCGTGGTCGGCCCCTCAGGGATCCCCGATGACAGGCGGGACTCGGCAGATGCGATTGTCCCCCAACCTTTCTCGCTGTTCGAAACGAGTAATCGACGTGCTACTGATTGCCATGCTTCTATCGGCTCTGGCCGAGGTGCCCATCAAGGATCTGCGGTTGGCCCTGGGCTTGTCGTTGCTCGCGTTGATCCTGCGTATCGCCATCGGCGTCCTGAAGGTGGTCGGTCAGCACCACGCTGAGAAAGAGGCGCCTGCACCACCCTTCTGCGACCCCGGTCCCTCGATCGGGCATCGGTGTCCGGCGATCTGATGCACCACCGCCTGAGCACCGCGAAGAAACCATCGGTCCGATCGGGCTGCATGCCGGCCCGCACGGGCCGCTCACGCCGAACCAGAAGCGGAGCGGCCTGCGCGGCTAGGCCGGGACCCCGTTCTGTTTGACCCATGACTGCAGGCCGGGCACGAGGTTTTCGACTACCACTCCCCCTGGTTGGCTGCTGAGCTCACGCAGCAGCTTGCGGGCGGTCGTCGCAAATTTCTTTTCGGCCCTGGCCCGGCACTCGGCCAGCAGGTGTTCTTTGTCCACGCCAAGTTTGACGGCCAGCGCGTTGGCCGTGGTGTCGATGCTTCGCACCCAGTCCTGCCCAGATGGATGCGCGTCGCCGTACCACAGGAGGCTGTCGAGTCCCGAAGCGATCGCATTGGTGGCCGCGCGTTCGGTCTTAAAGAGCTGTTTGCCGCTGGCCGGGTCGATGACCGCGGCCGCGGCCTTGGCTTGCGCCTTGTCGGCCTTCTCAGCGTCGCGCCGTTCGCGTTCGACATCGGCTGGCCGGCGAATCTCCCCGACTCGAGTGAGCGCCTCCACTGGCGCCGACGGGTAGCAGATCGTACAGGCGAGTTCTCCTGCTGCCCAGACGATTTCTTCTTCTGACTTTCCGCTGTAATCGGTCAGCCAGGCGTAGCGCGTCGACGCATAGCACGAACTACAGCGGGTAGAGCTATGGACATGGCCCCCGTTGTTTTGCACCAGGAACGCGCGGGTCCAGCCGCCGCGGCGTACATACTCGGCCTCCAGCGGTGCGATTCGGCCGGCCAGGTCTTGCGCCTTGGCGCGCTGCTGCTCGGCCTGCTCCTCGTAGAACTTGGCCTTCACGGGGTCGGGTCGCTGGTGTCGTCGGCCTTCGGCCGATTCCTGCGCCAGCTTGGCGAACTGCTCGGCGCGGCTGCGTACCACCGCCAGTTGGTAGCCCAGGTCGTTGAGCACAGCGTCGATCTCGGCGGGTGTCTTGGCTTGCAGCAGCAGCAGATCGGTCATCGGGGTCCTCCTACCCAAATAAATGGCTTGCCATTTAAACTAGCGCGAACGATTGAAAATGGCAAGCCGTTTATGTGAGAATCCAGAGCGTGGCAGAACAGAAAGGCTCAGACAGAGACCCGGCAATGACCGTTCGCATGCCAAAGGGCCTGAGAGAAGTTGCGCGCAAAGCGCTCTCGGCACGCGACCGGAAGTTGGGCGACTTTGTCGTCGCGTGCATGAATGCCTTACGCGAGAACCCCGACGACCTCCTGGAGAGACTCGCACCACACTGGCCAGAACCTAACCGCCGAGGCCGCCCACCGAAGCATCGCAGCTGACACTGCCCCTGCCCGACCTGGACGTTCCGCCCATTCATGGATCCAGTTGGTGCGGGCGCAACTTCCAAACGATTGACCCGTCCCCTGCTGCGTGACGGGGCCGCAATGAACGGCCGCCAGAACAGAGGCCACAGGCTCCACCCGCCACGCATGCGGCAGCATTTCAAACTGTTGCACTGCTACGGTTTGAGCGTTATAGTCCTAGCAACGCTTCGGTTACAGGATGGAATTGCTTCGATTACCGGGTCCCGTGGCGTAGCACGAGGAGCCTGGGTCCACCTGGCGCTTCAGCCCCACTGTCTTGCCAGAGAGGACACCATGGACACACGATTCCAGGCCGGCGCCGGCCACGGCGAAGAGGCCACCGTCCAGGTTCAACAGATGCCACGCCCTCAGGCCGCTCAGGCCGGATACTCCGCCTACCAGCACCCCTCGGCTGGCACACTGCCGCATTCGGCACCCGCTCCCCACCCTCCCCACCCGGGTGTCGCGCCCTGGCAACAGCCCACTGCGGGCGCCTGGAGCGCACCTGCACCTGGCAACGGATACCCGCAAGCTCCGGGTCAGCCGCCCGGGGGCCGCGGATCGGCCAAATGGTGGGGCGTGGCCATCGGGGTCCTGGTCCTGATCGTGGCAGTCCTGGTGGGCTGGATGGCGATCCCGTTCGGCAAGGACAAAGAGCCCAGCTCCCAGGATCAGACGCCGGCCCAGACTGCCGAGGATCCCGCGGCCGAGCCGGTGAAGGTGACCGCGTTGACCGGGTTGCTCTTGAGCCCGACCGAGGCCGCCTCGGCTATCGGTGTGCCGACCATGGGCCCCAGCAAGGACACCGGCTTGCGTGTGCTTGAACGGATGGGAGCGGGCTCGGCGATCGACCAGGAGTGCATGATCATGTGGCCCGGGTCGTTGGCAGGCTACGAGGGCAGCGGATACACCGCTGTCAGGCGCCAGTACCTGACGAGCCCGGAAAACGGCACCAAACTGGGCCAGACCGTGGTGTCATTCAACGACGCGGCCGCCGCTGAAAACTACATTGCTGCAGCCAAACCCAAGCTGAACAAGTGCGCCAACCGCAATGTCAACTACCGTCCCATCGACGAGCCGAACGCGCCGAACAGGTATTGGTCGGTCGGCGCAGTCAACGAATCCAACGGGGTCTTGAGCGTGTCCCAGGTCCAAGAAGGCGCCGACGGCTGGGTATGCCAGCGAGCGTTGGCGTCACGCAACAACATCGTGATCGACTTCTTCGTATGCGGTGACAACTTGGCGCCGTCGGTAGTGACCCCGGTCGCCGACAAGATCGGGGAAAAGGTACAGGCCGAGGAGTGAGGCGACCTGATCGGGCCTGCAGCGGGCACGCCTCCCAGCCGTGCAGCGAACTTTCGGCCTTCCTGATCGAGATGATCACCGAGCGAACAGAGGACCAGAGATGACCGGCCGCGGTGGATATGACCACTCCGAGGATTCCGAGCAGACCCTCCAGTACGGGCAGGTGTACCAGCAACACCCGAATTGGACGGCCCCGCCGTCGCCAGGGGCACCTCAGGCCCTATCCCAGCAGCAGACGCCGCGGTGGCAGGCGACGGCTACACCGTGGCCGCCGGCCTCCTCTCCTGCGGCGCCGCCGGCGCCCAGGCGCGGTGGTCGTGGCGCCTGGCTGGGAGCCGGCGCCGCCATCATCCTGGCTGTCGCCGCGGTGGCCATGGTGGTCATCCAGATGCGCGGCGACGACCAGTCAAACCCTGCAGCGCCCGCGGCGGCACCAAACTCGACTCCGGCCGGCGCCGACCAGCAGTCCACATCGGCCCCCGCGCCTGCTGCTGCGGCGGTCAGCTCGCAGGATCTACCCGCATTGCTGCCCAACGCGACCGAGCTGTCCGACATGCTCCTGCTGGGCACGCTGTCACTGGTCAACGACGCCGCTCTGCCCTATGGCGATACCAGCGACCAGGAAGATTGCGGCGGCGTCGCGGCGCCGGGACTGCACCAGGGATACGACGGGTCGGGCTACACGGCAATGCGGGTTCAAGACCTCTACGACGGAACACCGGACACCTTCTCCGTTTCGGTCAGCCAGGCCGTGGCGACCTTTCCCGATGACCAGAAGGCCCAGGAGTTCGTGCGCACGGAATCGGGCCGCTGGGCTCAGTGCAAGTACAAGGCGGTCACCTTGCGCTACCCGGGGGTTGCCGACAAGGTGTGGCAAATTCGCAATCCCAGTTTCACCAACGGCGTCCTCACCGTTTCGATGAGCGGTTTTCCTGGCGGTGGCTGCCAGCACACACTGACCTCTGCGCGCAACGTGGCCATCGACGTGCGGATCTGCACCGACAGAGGCAGCGCGCAGGCTCCACAATTGGCTGCCAAAATCGCCGAGCGGGTCCCTGCGGCCTAGTCGGCGGCACGGATCGAGATCGGGTGGTGTTCGATATCACCATGCTGGGATATGACCAGTCACGGGGGCACGGTAGTCGAGCACCCTGGCTACCTTTCACCGGGTCGGTACGTCCCGGGAGGGAGCAGGCCAGCCAGGCGCGGATGCATGCCGCGGCGCACGACCACATCAGTCTTGGTGAGCACTCTCACCACATTTTCAATGAAGTTCTAGGGGAAGGCTTTTCAACGCAATGAGCAAGCACGACGGCGACAACCAGCCAGAGGATATGACGGTCGATTGGCCAGCCCGCCAACGTGAGCAGACCCCGCCGACGGCCAGCCCAGACGAAGAACGCACCACCGTGCTGCGCAATACCCCACCCCCGCCCGCCGGCGGCTACTCATCACCCACCCCGCCTCCTCCCCCACCCTCGACCGGCTATGCGCCGCCCACTGCCCCGGCCGGCGGATACGGGAGCCCGGCAAGTGGCTACACGCCCCTGCCCCCCGCACCAGGGACTCCGACCGTGGCCGCTCCGGCGGCACCCTGGCAAAGCCCGCCCCCGCCCGCTACACCGGGGCAAGGGTGGCCCCCGGCTGGCCCCGGTGGCGGGTACCCACCGGCGCCCCCGACTGGCGGGTACCCAGGTGCTCCGGAGCCCTCCGGTCCGCGACGTGGCGGCATCCCCAAGCTCGGGATCGCGTTGGGCGCTGTCGCAGCGATCGCCATCCTGGCAATCGGCACGGTTGCGTTCCTGCGGATCAACGACGGCGAGTCCACGCCCAGTGACACCACGACGACGGCAGCCGCGGCCACCACCACCCCGGCAGGTGAGCAGTCGCCCACCTCGTCGCAGACCACCTCACCCACCGACACTCCTGCCCCCACCGGTGGCGCAGGCGCCGGCGGGTTGGTCGATCCGGCGAACCTGTCCAAGCTCTTGCTCACCGCTGACGTGGTCAGTACCCGAATGAGCAGCCCCGGAATGACGCCGGGCGATCTGTCGACCAAGCCCGTTTCCGGCGTGAGTGTGGATCCGCCGGGATGCACCGGCGTGTTCACCCCTGCCCATACCATGGTCTACGGCGGCGAGGCAGGGTTCGCCGCGCAAGCAGTTTTCGATCCCAACAAGGGGCCGCACACGGTGATTCAGGCGGTCGCGTCGTTCGAAACTGCCGAGCTGGCCAGGCAGTTCTTTGACCGCCAGGCCGACGATTGGGCCAAATGCAAATTCACGACGCTCACCATTTCAAGTCCGGAGAGCTCGGACACCAACACCGTCAAGACCAGCGCGGTCAACAACGACGAATCTGATCCTGATGCACCGATGCTGCAGACGTTGATGATTCAGGACGCACCCAAGAAGATGTGCGGGCGCAACATGACGGTTCGGGCCAATGTGGTGATCGATGTTCGAGCGTGCTCGGACAACCCCGGCAGCGCGGCGTTCACCATGGTGCGTGACATCGGAGAAAAGATCACCGGCAAGCGCTAACAAGCACCCCGATCCCAGCCGTGACCGGCAGCACGGCTGGGATCGGGTTCCCACCGACAGCCGAAACTGACTGGGCACTTGTGGCGCCACGGCCGGCATCCCTGCCACTGCGACTACGCCCACATTGCACGCTCAAGGCGATAGAGGACAGATTCCATGACAGGCAACAGCGGCTACGGATCGGAGCCGAGCGAAGACGCCACGGTGATACGCCCGCAGGTGCCCCGCCCGGGAGCCCCGACTCATGGGGCCGACTCGAGCGCACCCTGGGCCGGCGCCGGGCAGCCCACACCGCCGTGGCAACAGCCTGGTGGCACACCGGGGTGGCCTAGTGTCACTCCCCCACCACCTCCGCCAGCGCCGGCGCCACAGTCGCGGCGTAGCCCCGCCCTGTTGGTTGCCTGCGTGGCAGTCGCAGTCCTGGTGGCGGCCGCCGCGGTCCTGGTCTACAACCAGTTCAGCGGTTCGTCGACGAGCACCCCATCGACCGCTGAGCCCTCCGAGGGCGCACCAGCAGAGCCGACCCCCAGCTCCACCACCGCGGCCCCAAGCCCCGAGGAGCAGACCGTGAATCCCTCCACGATCAAGAATCTGCTGCTGAGCACCGACAAGCTCAACCACATGCTCTACACCCAGGGGCTGGCCGTTGCCGAGGAAGGTAATAACGCCGGCGATGACGCACAGCCGGCGAACTGCGTCGGCGTGTATGGGCCACTGGAAAAAGGGTCCTACGAGGGATCGGGCTACTCCGCCAGCATCGTTCAGGTCATTGAGCATGCCGATGGGCAGCCGCGTGAGCGCAAGGCCGTAATGCAAGGCGTGGCGGCATTTCCCGGAAGCGCCGGGGCCAAGCAGTTCTTCGACGCTGAGACAGCGCGATGGAATCAGTGTGCCCACTCGGACGTCTCCGTCGGCACAACCGCGGGCCAGACGTTGGTCATGCGGGTGTTCGGAGTGGAATCCGCCAAAGGCATGACCACGATCGAGTGGGTGCGCATGGGTGGGACCGGCTGGGGCTGTGGCCGCGGCTTACAGGTGCAGCGCAACGTGGTCATCGACGTACGGGTGTGCGACTACGCCGGATCTCCGCTGCGCATAGACGAACTCGTCGACGCGATCGCCAAGCGCGTGACTTCGAAGTAGTTGGCGCGGTCAGGCCGCCGTTACAGGTGGGTGACGCCGTTCAGCGGCCAGCCGCCTTCCTCGCGCCGGCTCGCCCATTCGATATGGTCGCGGACCCGTCGGGTGAGTTGATCTGAGGGCGTGACACGCAGGGTCTGCTTGTCGATGGTCAACACGCGAGTCGCGGGGCCACGGTCTGGGCGGCGGACAGCGAGAACCGTCAAGTGGTAGTCGACCGAGTGTTCGTCTTCCCGGGAACGCTGCAGCGTGATCTCCCACCGATATGGGTAGACCTGGCGGCCGGGCAACCGCTCGCCGTTGCGTTTGGCTTTCGAATATCGTTCGGTCACCGTGTTCATTGGCAAGCTCGACTGCATTGTCACGATTTTGGTGTCGGAGTCGATTATCAGGCTCGCCGCACCGAGGCCCCGTCCCATGTTCTCGTGCGGTGGCAGCCCTTCCTTGCAGATCCATCCGCCTTCGAACCTATGGACGTCAAACGGTACGCCCCAATAGATCTGGGACAAATAGGCTCTGACCTGTTCCTCGGTTTCAAGGTCAGGCATCGAGGGCTCCTCAAGGAGTTCGATCGGCAGGTTGACCAGCTGGGCGGGGCCGAATCGGTGCGTTAGCTGGCCATCGCTTCCCCCCGGGGCCTTCGTTGCCCTGGTCCAGCGATCACCAACCCGGGATGTTTGTCTGCGGGCTTGTCTTCGTTATACGTCTCGTGTTGCGTTGTGTGTGAATCTATTTGATCTGCCGGGCGAGGTCTGGAACCAGGTTCCCGTTCAAGAAATCAGTAGCCAAAACTCCCCCTGGTTCAGCCAACGCGGCGACGGTGTCTGGATTGTCAACGATCACCATTGTTCCGAGGTAGGACTTGAATTCGTTGGGCAAACCACCGAACCCACCACCACCTGCGGCGGCGTCGCTGCGAATCACGAGTAGTACATCGGTTTTGATCCTGAATACCGCGCTGGTCTCAGGCATTGGCCGAGTAGCGCCGGTATCGGTCGGCTTGCGGCGCAGGTCGTCGTTGTAGCGGAAGCCAAGGCCTTCGAGGTAGTCAGCGGCGTTTGAGGGAGTGAGCATCTCGGCGACACCGCCGTCCGAGACGGTCACTGCTTCAATTGATTTCCCATTAAATGCTGGGTTCTGGTTCTTCAAGTCGGTCTGCTGATCGCTCACCGACTTGATTTTCTCCTCAGCCGCGCCTTCTCGGCCCAGGATTCGTCCCACCCACTTTAGTTGGGTTTGCCAGTTCCATTCTCCGCTCTGGCTGGGGCGGGCGATGGTGGGGGCAATGGTCGAGAGCCGTTGATAGGTGGCGTCATCGATATCGCTGGTGGCGATGATGACGTCGGGCTTGGCGGCGGCGATCGCTGCGGTGTCGACGAAGCTGACCACGGTCGCGTTGCCGAGCTTGTCCTCCAGCCAGCTGGGCACCTTGCCGTTGGGCGCGGTGATCGCCACCGGTGTGAGGCCCAGTGCCAACACGGCATCGGCGTCGCCGGCTCCCAGGGCTGCCACCGCGCTCGGTGCCGCTTTGAGCTCGGTGGATCCGTGGGAATGGTCAAACGTTTGCGGTTGGTAGTCCGGTTGCCCACTGCCGGTCAGAAAGTAGGTCGTGGACGCAGCGACCAGCAGAATGACCGCGGCCGCAGCACCAATGATGCTCCACCGCTTCTTGTTGCTCCGACCTTTGGTTGGCGGTGCTGACCGGGCGGGTGGGGCGGGCGGCCCGGGGGCCACCCGTGCGTGCTGTCCTGCTGCGGGCGGTCCCGGGTACTGGCCAGCAACGGCAGTGCGGGCATGGGGGCCGCTGTCGAAATTGGTCGGGTAGGTCAAGGCGGCAGACCCTGTGGGTGGCCCCGGAGGGTAGGGCGGGGCCGCGTGCGAGGGGCCCGGCGGCTGCGATGAGGTCGACCACTGCTGGGTGCCGCTTGCCCGCGGTCGTTGTACGGGGGTGGTGGCCTCACCGTTGAGAGCTGCGGCGGCCGCCGCGGCCAGTTCGCTCGCGGTCCGGAAACGGGCCGAGGGGTCTTTGGCCATGGCGATCGCCACCACGGTGTCGAGTGCCGCCGGAAGGTGCGGTGCTTCGTCGGTGACTCGGGGCGGGGGCTTTGACAGGTGACCGGCAGCGACGGCGGCCATGCCTCCAGAAGCACTGGAAAACGGTGTCTTTCCGGTCAGCAGCCGAAACAATGAGCATCCCAGCGCATAGATGTCGGCGCGATGGTCCACGCCTTCGCCGCTGAGCGTTTCGGGGGCGGCGTAGGCCACCGAGGCCATCACCATCCCGGTTTGCGTCAACCCGACCGCTTCGTCGACGGCACGAGCAATGCCGAAGTCAGCCAGGAAAATTCGTTCGTCGTTCTCGGCGAGCAGGAAGTTGGCGGGCTTAACGTCGCGGTGCAAGATGTTGCGGCGGTGCGCGAAATCGAGGGCCTTGGCCACCTCGGTGATGATGTGCACCGCCCGGGCCGGGGTCATCTTCTTGTCGCGCAGTTCCTTGTCCGCATCGGTGCCGGCGACGTACTGCATCGCGATCCACAGTTGACCATCGTCGGTCTTGCCCCTGTCGTAGACCCCCACGATGTTGGGATGGTCGAGGGAGGCAGCCAGGTCGGCTTCCCGGAGGAATCGGGTACGGAACTGTTCGTCTTGGGACAGTTCAGCGCTGAGCACCTTGAGAGCGTCGCTGCGCGGAAGGGTGCGGTGCCTGGCCCGGTACACCGTGCCCATGCCACCGGCCCCGAGGACACTTTCGATGGTGTAGCCGGCGACCACCTCGCCGACGTTGAGAGCCATTGCCGCTCAATCCC is from Mycolicibacterium alvei and encodes:
- a CDS encoding helix-turn-helix domain-containing protein, which produces MTTMSSPLARSIDDAGRRRAGQAVAERRQRLGLSQRDLNDDKTISQSVLVAFERGRSWPRQSTRTKLEVRLQWPLGTIDRIRTGLINDNDHRRADSCGEAAHQITLTVEAAQIALDNITTRIGELPPPTRAGFTAAAAPLLEDLRKLRETSARAAHHRATSVEAVLVLSDVRRAYHDLMLLCAHAPGPTLGQRLYAFRHRTKLTVDETAYAAGVSVDSVNAAEAEQPISDTAVGALELVLQSHAAHC
- a CDS encoding sensor domain-containing protein; protein product: MIRTTTAATLLAGVAATVLATAAPAAAAPAAPIPTFNYGTKSGEVLLTAEQIGEITDAPEMSVVGRSDDLIDAKSSISPKECLSAFEPARAESFSDADPKSVTIEQLADGKPGKAPHVVIQAVIGFSDKSELGDHMRATARSWKSCGGQTVTTTSKSGDEVEWQLSDPSTKQDDTILVISQRSGKANCERAIAGYGATFIDVMSCSFEGGRATGQAEDIAAQISANLADQK
- a CDS encoding sensor domain-containing protein codes for the protein MDTRFQAGAGHGEEATVQVQQMPRPQAAQAGYSAYQHPSAGTLPHSAPAPHPPHPGVAPWQQPTAGAWSAPAPGNGYPQAPGQPPGGRGSAKWWGVAIGVLVLIVAVLVGWMAIPFGKDKEPSSQDQTPAQTAEDPAAEPVKVTALTGLLLSPTEAASAIGVPTMGPSKDTGLRVLERMGAGSAIDQECMIMWPGSLAGYEGSGYTAVRRQYLTSPENGTKLGQTVVSFNDAAAAENYIAAAKPKLNKCANRNVNYRPIDEPNAPNRYWSVGAVNESNGVLSVSQVQEGADGWVCQRALASRNNIVIDFFVCGDNLAPSVVTPVADKIGEKVQAEE
- a CDS encoding sensor domain-containing protein gives rise to the protein MTGRGGYDHSEDSEQTLQYGQVYQQHPNWTAPPSPGAPQALSQQQTPRWQATATPWPPASSPAAPPAPRRGGRGAWLGAGAAIILAVAAVAMVVIQMRGDDQSNPAAPAAAPNSTPAGADQQSTSAPAPAAAAVSSQDLPALLPNATELSDMLLLGTLSLVNDAALPYGDTSDQEDCGGVAAPGLHQGYDGSGYTAMRVQDLYDGTPDTFSVSVSQAVATFPDDQKAQEFVRTESGRWAQCKYKAVTLRYPGVADKVWQIRNPSFTNGVLTVSMSGFPGGGCQHTLTSARNVAIDVRICTDRGSAQAPQLAAKIAERVPAA
- a CDS encoding sensor domain-containing protein, which gives rise to MSKHDGDNQPEDMTVDWPARQREQTPPTASPDEERTTVLRNTPPPPAGGYSSPTPPPPPPSTGYAPPTAPAGGYGSPASGYTPLPPAPGTPTVAAPAAPWQSPPPPATPGQGWPPAGPGGGYPPAPPTGGYPGAPEPSGPRRGGIPKLGIALGAVAAIAILAIGTVAFLRINDGESTPSDTTTTAAAATTTPAGEQSPTSSQTTSPTDTPAPTGGAGAGGLVDPANLSKLLLTADVVSTRMSSPGMTPGDLSTKPVSGVSVDPPGCTGVFTPAHTMVYGGEAGFAAQAVFDPNKGPHTVIQAVASFETAELARQFFDRQADDWAKCKFTTLTISSPESSDTNTVKTSAVNNDESDPDAPMLQTLMIQDAPKKMCGRNMTVRANVVIDVRACSDNPGSAAFTMVRDIGEKITGKR
- a CDS encoding sensor domain-containing protein, translated to MAVAVLVAAAAVLVYNQFSGSSTSTPSTAEPSEGAPAEPTPSSTTAAPSPEEQTVNPSTIKNLLLSTDKLNHMLYTQGLAVAEEGNNAGDDAQPANCVGVYGPLEKGSYEGSGYSASIVQVIEHADGQPRERKAVMQGVAAFPGSAGAKQFFDAETARWNQCAHSDVSVGTTAGQTLVMRVFGVESAKGMTTIEWVRMGGTGWGCGRGLQVQRNVVIDVRVCDYAGSPLRIDELVDAIAKRVTSK
- a CDS encoding serine/threonine-protein kinase, whose protein sequence is MALNVGEVVAGYTIESVLGAGGMGTVYRARHRTLPRSDALKVLSAELSQDEQFRTRFLREADLAASLDHPNIVGVYDRGKTDDGQLWIAMQYVAGTDADKELRDKKMTPARAVHIITEVAKALDFAHRRNILHRDVKPANFLLAENDERIFLADFGIARAVDEAVGLTQTGMVMASVAYAAPETLSGEGVDHRADIYALGCSLFRLLTGKTPFSSASGGMAAVAAGHLSKPPPRVTDEAPHLPAALDTVVAIAMAKDPSARFRTASELAAAAAAALNGEATTPVQRPRASGTQQWSTSSQPPGPSHAAPPYPPGPPTGSAALTYPTNFDSGPHARTAVAGQYPGPPAAGQHARVAPGPPAPPARSAPPTKGRSNKKRWSIIGAAAAVILLVAASTTYFLTGSGQPDYQPQTFDHSHGSTELKAAPSAVAALGAGDADAVLALGLTPVAITAPNGKVPSWLEDKLGNATVVSFVDTAAIAAAKPDVIIATSDIDDATYQRLSTIAPTIARPSQSGEWNWQTQLKWVGRILGREGAAEEKIKSVSDQQTDLKNQNPAFNGKSIEAVTVSDGGVAEMLTPSNAADYLEGLGFRYNDDLRRKPTDTGATRPMPETSAVFRIKTDVLLVIRSDAAAGGGGFGGLPNEFKSYLGTMVIVDNPDTVAALAEPGGVLATDFLNGNLVPDLARQIK